Proteins found in one Pongo pygmaeus isolate AG05252 chromosome 8, NHGRI_mPonPyg2-v2.0_pri, whole genome shotgun sequence genomic segment:
- the LOC134740204 gene encoding uncharacterized protein LOC134740204 — MEIHDGSIEREAKQAARMNSESRGIPHCREKISRRSPEIHILTTDTYNHNYRRVLTGFKGPQSSILYWGATWSQRGCIIPERRFTLGHPHSAGTRLLQQNSILRAKKPPEYNLTDGPIAVTFPHPWDSLTSYHIHPKVCSIVTPAGPRGTAENPAPKFMKHPTPWGTGSPAQQKGCRQNPGSQCVPFQNLRTTCLGTREMAHPWLAAAPHQ; from the coding sequence ATGGAAATTCATGATGGCAGCATAGAGAGGGAAGCAAAGCAGGCAGCCAGGATGAATTCAGAGTCAAGAGGGATTCCCCATTGCAGGGAAAAGATAAGCAGAAGATCTCCAGAAATCCACATTCTCACCACAGATACCTACAATCATAACTACAGGAGAGTCCTCACAGGCTTCAAAGGCCCTCAGTCCAGTATACTATACTGGGGAGCTACCTGGAGCCAACGTGGCTGCATTATTCCAGAAAGAAGATTCACACTTGGTCACCCTCACTCCGCAGGAACCAGGCTGCTGCAGCAAAATAGCATTTTGAGAGCAAAGAAACCACCAGAGTACAACCTGACAGATGGCCCAATAGCAGTTACATTTCCACATCCCTGGGACTCACTGACATCTTACCACATTCATCCAAAGGTCTGCAGCATTGTGACACCAGCTGGACCCAGAGGTACAGCTGAGAACCCAGCACCCAAGTTCATGAAGCACCCTACACCCTGGGGAACAGGAAGTCCCGCGCAGCAGAAAGGCTGCCGACAGAACCCAGGGAGCCAGTGCGTGCCCTTCCAGAACCTGAGAACCACCTGCCTGGGGACCAGAGAAATGGCCCACCCATGGCTTGCTGCTGCTCCCCACCAATGA